From the Spiroplasma alleghenense genome, one window contains:
- the iolD gene encoding 3D-(3,5/4)-trihydroxycyclohexane-1,2-dione acylhydrolase (decyclizing): MKLIKLTVGQAIVKFIDNQYVWFDGEESKFVEGIFNIFGHGNVLGLGIAMEETEHDLKIIQGKNEQGMAHSAIAFAKEKLRRKIFAVTTSIGPGSTNLVTSAATAFVNNLPVLFFVGETFSSRQPDPVLQQIEVESSNLITVNDCLKPVSRYFDRIYQPQQLMSALIRAFEVLTDQKSQGPATICLPQDVANKYFEFEESFFKKRIHYMKRIIPDEYEIDRFSNLLLNSKRPVITLGGGVKYSEANQIVQTISEKYNIPIVETQAGKSAIPFNFKNLLGGVGVTGNEIANEAVYKSDLVINLGTRLTDFTTNSKKSFSNVNVEVVNVNINRFQSMKIDGFSVVGDIKLTLEKLLAKLPNYKSTYNDEIIEWKKTWAIEIERIKNISEKTNELIEIKNQFSDEKIKQYSQTLNTNLSQSQIIVRLNEILPENSIIVGAAGSLPGDLQRLFEPKYKNNYHMEYGYSCMGYEIAAALGVKIANPDKEVYAFVGDGSFLMMHTELVTALQYHYKINIVLFDNSGYGCINNLQMDNGGKSFCTELLDCNNEIMNIDYAKIGEGYGMRTFKINKIDNLESVISSALKYSISTLIEIKVLPKTMSKNYGGWWHVGVPETSINSEVSVANKKIKDELEKIRKY, encoded by the coding sequence ATGAAGTTAATTAAACTTACTGTTGGACAAGCAATTGTAAAATTCATCGATAATCAATATGTTTGATTTGATGGTGAAGAAAGCAAATTTGTCGAAGGAATATTTAACATTTTTGGACACGGTAATGTTTTGGGATTAGGAATCGCCATGGAAGAAACCGAACATGATTTGAAAATAATTCAAGGAAAAAACGAGCAGGGAATGGCTCACTCGGCAATTGCATTTGCTAAGGAAAAATTACGTCGTAAAATATTTGCAGTAACAACATCAATTGGGCCTGGATCTACAAACTTAGTGACCTCTGCTGCAACTGCATTTGTAAACAATTTGCCTGTCTTGTTTTTTGTTGGTGAAACATTTTCTTCAAGACAACCCGATCCGGTTTTACAACAGATAGAAGTTGAAAGTAGTAATTTGATCACAGTTAATGACTGTTTAAAACCAGTATCAAGATATTTTGATAGAATTTATCAACCTCAGCAATTAATGTCAGCTTTGATTCGTGCATTTGAAGTTCTGACTGATCAAAAATCACAAGGACCAGCAACAATTTGTTTACCTCAAGATGTTGCTAATAAATATTTTGAATTTGAAGAGTCTTTTTTCAAAAAGAGAATTCATTATATGAAAAGAATAATTCCTGATGAATATGAAATTGATAGATTTAGCAATTTGCTTTTGAATTCTAAAAGACCTGTAATAACTCTTGGTGGTGGTGTGAAGTATTCTGAGGCTAACCAAATAGTTCAAACAATTAGCGAAAAATATAATATACCAATTGTAGAAACTCAAGCTGGTAAATCTGCCATCCCCTTTAATTTTAAAAATTTACTTGGAGGTGTGGGTGTAACTGGAAACGAAATCGCCAATGAAGCTGTTTACAAATCTGATTTAGTTATAAATTTAGGAACTAGACTAACAGATTTCACAACAAATTCAAAAAAATCATTTTCCAACGTCAATGTTGAAGTTGTTAATGTAAATATCAATCGATTTCAATCTATGAAAATCGATGGATTTAGTGTAGTTGGCGATATAAAATTAACCTTAGAAAAATTGTTAGCAAAATTACCTAATTACAAATCAACCTACAATGATGAAATAATTGAGTGAAAAAAAACTTGGGCAATTGAAATTGAAAGAATAAAAAACATTTCAGAAAAAACAAATGAATTAATTGAAATAAAAAATCAATTTAGTGATGAAAAAATTAAACAATACTCTCAAACTTTAAACACAAATTTATCTCAATCACAAATAATTGTAAGATTAAATGAAATTCTGCCTGAAAATAGTATTATCGTTGGTGCGGCTGGTAGTTTGCCAGGTGACCTTCAAAGACTTTTTGAGCCCAAATATAAAAATAATTACCACATGGAATACGGCTATTCTTGCATGGGATATGAAATAGCCGCTGCCCTAGGAGTTAAAATTGCAAATCCAGATAAAGAAGTTTATGCTTTTGTGGGAGATGGAAGTTTCTTAATGATGCATACAGAACTTGTAACCGCTTTGCAATATCATTACAAAATAAATATAGTTTTGTTTGATAATTCAGGTTATGGTTGTATCAACAATTTGCAAATGGATAATGGTGGTAAAAGTTTTTGTACAGAGTTGTTGGATTGTAATAATGAAATAATGAACATTGACTATGCAAAAATTGGTGAAGGTTATGGAATGCGAACTTTTAAAATTAATAAAATTGATAATTTAGAATCAGTTATTTCAAGTGCGTTAAAATATTCTATATCAACTTTAATAGAAATTAAAGTATTGCCAAAAACAATGTCAAAAAATTATGGGGGATGATGACATGTTGGAGTCCCTGAAACAAGTATAAACAGCGAGGTAAGTGTAGCTAACAAAAAAATCAAAGACGAATTAGAAAAAATAAGAAAATACTAA
- the iolE gene encoding myo-inosose-2 dehydratase: MLNDYEIKLAIAPIAWTNDDMPELGSENTFEQCISEMSLSGFQGTEIGNKYPKDPKILKVYLDQRNLSVASAWFSAYLTTKPFEEVKKDFIKHRDFLYDLGAKVIVVSEQGHSIQGDFAKSIFKDKPIFSDLQWKSLTTGLELLGDLAHEKDMEIVYHHHMGTGVQTTSEIDRLMKETDESKVKLLLDTGHLLYSGEDPFEIFEKYSQRIKHMHFKDIRSAKLAETIDKKLSFLDSVKIGVFTVPGDGIFDYKPFVEKVKAAKYRGWIVVEAEQDPAVANPFTYALIARNYMKKTCDI; encoded by the coding sequence ATGTTAAATGACTACGAAATTAAATTAGCAATTGCTCCTATTGCTTGAACAAATGATGATATGCCAGAATTGGGTTCGGAAAATACTTTCGAGCAATGTATTAGCGAAATGTCTTTATCGGGATTTCAAGGCACAGAGATTGGAAACAAGTATCCAAAAGATCCAAAAATTCTTAAAGTTTATTTGGACCAAAGAAATTTAAGTGTTGCTAGTGCTTGATTTAGCGCTTATCTAACTACTAAACCATTTGAAGAAGTTAAGAAAGATTTTATTAAACACCGCGACTTTCTCTATGATTTAGGTGCTAAGGTAATTGTTGTTTCAGAACAAGGTCATAGCATTCAAGGCGACTTTGCAAAATCGATTTTTAAAGATAAACCAATTTTTTCGGATTTACAATGAAAATCTTTGACCACTGGTCTAGAACTTTTAGGGGACTTAGCTCATGAAAAAGATATGGAAATAGTATACCACCACCATATGGGAACTGGAGTTCAAACAACTTCGGAAATAGATCGCCTAATGAAAGAAACTGATGAGAGTAAAGTAAAACTATTGCTTGATACAGGTCACTTACTATACTCGGGAGAAGACCCATTTGAAATATTTGAAAAATATTCTCAAAGAATTAAGCATATGCATTTTAAAGACATTCGCTCAGCCAAACTAGCAGAAACAATTGACAAAAAACTTAGTTTTTTAGACTCAGTTAAAATTGGGGTTTTCACAGTTCCAGGAGATGGAATCTTTGATTATAAACCTTTTGTAGAAAAGGTTAAAGCAGCCAAATATCGTGGTTGAATTGTAGTGGAAGCTGAACAAGACCCAGCCGTTGCGAATCCCTTTACGTATGCATTGATTGCTAGAAATTATATGAAAAAAACTTGTGATATTTAA
- the iolG gene encoding inositol 2-dehydrogenase: MNKNVVGIIGLGRIGKLHLDNIINNKSVQVKYVYDAFSKDINEYIKNYSGVTVAKEYDEILNDKEVNVIFICTPTTTHSEIIIKAAQANKNIFCEKPISFSEEETNAAYEAVKKANVKFQIGFNRRFDKNFIDAKKAILENKIGQLHILNITSRDPEPPSLDYVKQSGGIFMDMAIHDFDMMRFISDSEVEEVYVNGAALVNPAIAEVDDIDTAIISLKFANKAIGSIDNSRQAVYGYDQRLEAFGNMGKLNVKNNLQENICLANAESVISSKPQWFFLERYKEAYFLETKLFFEAITNDTETSPNFLDGIKAQKIAKAAKQSLNSGKPEKVETIS, translated from the coding sequence ATGAATAAAAATGTTGTAGGAATTATTGGTTTGGGCCGTATTGGTAAACTCCATTTAGATAACATTATTAATAATAAGAGTGTTCAAGTTAAATATGTATATGATGCATTTTCCAAAGATATTAATGAGTATATTAAAAATTATTCTGGGGTAACAGTTGCAAAAGAATATGATGAAATTTTAAATGATAAAGAAGTTAATGTTATTTTTATTTGTACTCCAACTACAACTCACTCTGAAATAATAATTAAAGCTGCACAGGCCAATAAAAACATCTTTTGTGAAAAACCAATAAGTTTTTCTGAAGAGGAAACTAATGCTGCCTATGAAGCTGTCAAAAAAGCTAATGTTAAATTTCAAATTGGTTTTAATCGCCGTTTTGATAAAAATTTTATTGACGCTAAAAAAGCAATTTTAGAAAATAAAATTGGTCAATTACATATTTTGAATATAACTTCAAGGGATCCTGAACCTCCAAGTCTAGACTATGTTAAACAATCTGGGGGAATTTTTATGGATATGGCAATTCATGATTTTGACATGATGAGATTTATCTCTGATTCAGAAGTTGAAGAAGTTTATGTAAACGGAGCAGCATTAGTTAACCCAGCAATCGCTGAAGTGGATGACATTGATACTGCAATTATATCTCTTAAATTTGCAAATAAAGCAATTGGATCAATTGATAATAGTCGTCAGGCGGTCTATGGTTATGATCAAAGACTTGAAGCCTTTGGTAATATGGGTAAATTAAATGTCAAAAATAATTTACAAGAAAATATTTGCTTAGCCAATGCTGAAAGTGTCATTTCTTCAAAACCACAATGATTTTTCTTAGAAAGATATAAAGAAGCTTACTTCTTAGAAACAAAACTATTTTTTGAAGCTATTACAAATGATACTGAAACAAGTCCAAATTTCTTGGACGGAATTAAAGCTCAAAAAATTGCAAAAGCAGCTAAACAATCTTTAAATAGTGGCAAACCCGAAAAAGTTGAGACAATAAGTTAA
- a CDS encoding PTS ascorbate transporter subunit IIC: protein MAEFTSFLKDFFGFPAILIGIFALLGNLLQRKSFTNSIISTLTAALGFLILQAGGGFISDVLVKFSAGFKELFGIHGVLPNSDPLAINILATVSDVATMASFMLLISIILNVALARVTKFKYIFLTGHHALYSCVALAFLFKVANISIETEWWYYIIVGSIIISIYMLLTPAMTSKQMQFLTKSDKIFIGHSNSFGFAIAGQIGNLVGKLRKGKIQSTENINFPKWLSIFKHSAISVTITMFILFSVIYFSLWAIEGREAMEKIGILQAGESPVALVFILSLKFTAGLEVLMFGIRMMIGELMPALEGISKRFIPGARMAVDCPVVFAYAPTAVLIGFLSSLAGGIVGFGISIGLNSAAPAVISAVIIPGIVHHFFTGGTAATFANVKGGVLGAVLGSFVNGLITTFIPVMFLAMQSSFNFTFQPDGALMFAETDYSIFATIGSFLQWLPAKWILMVVAILLLIYLIVDGVIHEVKDRKNNPDKYLKIKENRLQEKLQYLSERKALKEKRSADRAEEKL from the coding sequence ATGGCTGAATTTACATCGTTTTTAAAAGATTTCTTCGGTTTCCCGGCAATTTTAATTGGTATTTTTGCCTTATTGGGTAACTTGCTACAAAGAAAATCTTTTACAAATTCTATCATATCAACACTAACAGCCGCTTTAGGGTTTCTAATCTTACAAGCAGGGGGAGGGTTTATTTCCGATGTCTTGGTTAAATTCTCAGCGGGTTTCAAAGAACTATTTGGTATCCATGGAGTTTTACCAAATTCTGACCCATTGGCTATTAATATTTTAGCTACTGTAAGTGATGTAGCGACGATGGCCTCGTTTATGCTGCTTATCTCTATTATTTTAAATGTCGCCCTTGCCAGAGTGACTAAATTTAAATATATTTTCTTAACAGGACATCACGCATTATATTCTTGTGTTGCTCTAGCTTTTCTTTTTAAAGTTGCCAACATTAGTATTGAAACAGAATGATGATACTACATTATTGTAGGTTCAATCATCATATCGATTTACATGTTACTGACCCCAGCAATGACTAGTAAACAAATGCAATTTCTAACAAAATCAGATAAAATTTTTATTGGACACAGTAATTCATTTGGTTTTGCTATTGCTGGTCAAATCGGAAATCTAGTTGGAAAATTAAGAAAAGGTAAAATTCAATCTACTGAAAATATCAATTTTCCAAAATGGCTTTCAATTTTTAAACATTCTGCAATATCAGTAACAATAACAATGTTTATTTTATTTTCAGTAATCTACTTCTCGCTATGAGCAATCGAAGGTAGAGAGGCTATGGAAAAAATCGGTATCTTGCAAGCAGGGGAGTCACCCGTTGCTTTGGTATTTATTTTATCTCTTAAATTCACTGCTGGTTTAGAGGTTTTAATGTTTGGTATTAGAATGATGATTGGTGAATTAATGCCAGCATTAGAAGGTATTAGTAAAAGATTTATTCCTGGAGCTAGAATGGCTGTTGACTGCCCTGTAGTCTTTGCATATGCTCCAACCGCTGTACTAATTGGATTTTTAAGTAGCCTAGCTGGGGGAATTGTTGGTTTTGGAATTTCGATTGGTCTAAATAGTGCAGCCCCTGCAGTAATAAGTGCAGTAATTATTCCTGGAATAGTTCATCACTTCTTTACTGGGGGAACTGCTGCTACATTCGCCAATGTCAAGGGAGGAGTTTTAGGAGCTGTTCTTGGTTCATTTGTAAATGGTTTAATAACAACATTTATTCCCGTCATGTTTTTGGCAATGCAATCAAGTTTTAATTTCACATTCCAACCAGATGGGGCGTTAATGTTTGCTGAAACTGATTACTCAATTTTTGCCACAATTGGATCATTCTTGCAATGATTGCCTGCAAAATGAATATTAATGGTCGTAGCTATTCTATTACTTATCTACTTAATTGTTGATGGAGTAATTCATGAAGTTAAAGATCGTAAAAACAACCCAGATAAATATTTAAAAATTAAAGAAAATCGTCTGCAAGAAAAGCTCCAGTATTTAAGCGAAAGAAAAGCTCTTAAAGAAAAAAGAAGTGCTGATCGAGCAGAGGAGAAATTATAA